ATCGTCCGGGCGTTCATGACGCCCGCGATCGCGGCGGCCCTGGGGCGCTGGTTCTGGTGGCCGCTCAACACCTTCGAGATCACCCGGCGTGGCCGGGAGGAATCGGTGCGGAAAGCGGTGCAGGACGACACCGTGACCAGCGCGGCCACGACAGCGTCGCCGTGAGGGTCAGAACCATCTGGCAAGCTGGTGACGATGTTGTCGAGCGCTGGATCGAGACACATGAAGGCCACGGAATCGAAGCTGAGGCAGCGCACCGAAGGGCGGTTGGACCGCTCGCGTGATCCCGCGATCCTCAACGCGGCACTGGCTGCGTTGGCCGAGAACGGCTACACCGGCACCAACATGGATGACGTCGCCGCACGTGCGGGCGTCGGAAAGGCGGCCATCTACCGGCGTTGGTCATCGAAGGCGGCGCTGATCACCGATGCCCTGGTGTACTGGCGCCCGGAACTGCTCACCGACGACGCGCCGGATACCGGGAGCCTGGAAGGCGACCTGGACGCGATCGTGGAGCACGCGGCGCGCAACGACGATGAGTTGATCTCCAACGACCTGGTGCTGCGGGTCGCGATCGAGGCCACCCACGACCCTCAACTCGCCTCTGCGCTCGACGATCTCATGCTGATGCGGGGCCGCCGGATGATCACGACGATCTTGAATCGGGCGGCGGCTCGCGGCGAGGTCGCCGCTGACGGTGACTGGTCACTCGTCGCGGACGTGCTCACCGCGATGGGCCTGATGCGGGTGATCCGTGGTCAGCCGGTGGATGCCGCGTATGTGCGAGAGGTCATCGACAGGATCGTCCTGCCCGCGGTCCGGCGAACCGACGGTTGACCAGGCCTAGATTCCCTGCCACACCGCGTCGAAGGGCGCGTTGCCGCCGACCCGCGCGACGATGCCCGCGGTGGTGAACTCTTTGGCCCGGCGCACGGCGGCGGGCACATCGGCGCCCTTGGCGAGCTCGGCGGTGATCGCGGCGGCCAGCGTGCATCCCGCTCCGGCGACGCGGGCGTCGCCGACCTTGGGTGCCCGCAGCACCTCGGCGTCGTCGCCGGATTCGCCGTCGAACAGCACGTCCACGGCGTCGTCGCCGGGGAACTCCACGCCGCCCTTCACCACGACGTAGCGCGGCCCGAGTTCGGCGATGCGGCGGGCGGCTTCGATGAGGTCGTCAACCGTGGCGATCTCCGCCATACCGGAGAGGGTTTGCGCCTCGAACAGATTGGGTGTGGTGACGGTCGCGAGCGGCAGGATCTGGCGGCGCAGCGCGGTGTCGGTGTCCAGCGCGGCCCCGGGTTCCTGGCCCTTGCAGATCAGCACGGGGTCGACGACGATGTGGCGCCACTGCTGGGCGCGCAGACCGTCGGCGACGACATCGATGGTGGCCGGGGTGCCCAGCATGCCGATCTTCACGGTGTCCAGGTCATATGCCGACGTCGCGGCCTCGATCTGGTCGGCGACCACCTGCGCCTCGACCGGCACGAACCGATGCGACCAATCGGCCTTGGGATCGAACGACACGATGCAGGTGAGGGTGCCCACGCCGTAGGCGCCGAGCTGTTGGAAGGTACGCAGGTCGGCTTGGATGCCGGCGCCGCCGGTCGCTTCGGATCCGGCGATGACATAGGCGAAATTGACCACGTCTACGACCCTACGACAGGGCCATCCCGAGTCCGAGACCGATCATCGTCACCGCGATGACGCCGTCGAGGATGCGCCAGGTCGTCGGCGTGGCGAACAGTCCGGCCAGCCGCTTCGCGCCGAGGCCGAGGCCGAGAAACCAGATGGCGCTCGCCGCGACCGCGCCTGCGCCGAAAAGCCAACGCTGCTCGCGTTGTTCATTGGCCAGAGTGCCCAACAGCACCACGGTGTCGAGATACACGTGCGGGTTTAGCCAGGTCAACGCCAGGCAGGTGACGAGCACCTCGGCAAGGCGGGCAGGGGTGCGTTCGGACGGGTTGAGCGTCGAGGGGCGAAACGCGCGACGGGCCGCCAGCACGCCGTAGCCGATGAGGAAGGCCGCGCCGCCGACCTTTGCGACCGTCACCGCGTCGGGGTGCGCGGTGATCACCGCGCCGACGCCGGCGATGCCGGCCGTGATCAGCAGCAGGTCCGACACCGTGCACACCGCGATGACCGGCAGCACATGCTCACGACGGATGCCCTGACGCAGCACGAACGCGTTCTGCGCGCCGATTGCGGCGATGAGTGCCATCGAGGTGAGGAAGCCGAGGAGCAACGGGGAGTTCACGGCTTCGACGGTAGATATTGCGGGTTGTCAAGTACAGCTAATGTTGCTTCGTATGCATTAGCTCTGCTTAATTCATGGCGGGCCCCGGAATTATCTGACTAAGGTCAGAGATATGAGCGTCACCGCAGTTCTCCGTCGCTTCAACCGCACGTATACGCAGCGGATCGGTGTGCTCGACGAGTCATATCTGGGCACCGGCAGGCCGCTCAACGTGTCCCGGGTGCTGTTCGACATCGGCGGACTCGGAACCGTGACGATCCGCGACCTGCGGGATCGGCTGGGGTTGGATTCCGGTTACGTGACCCGCATCCTCGCTCGTCTGGAAGACGAAGGCCTCGTCCGCGTCATCCCCGACCCGTCCGATGGGCGACGCCGCATCGTCGAGCTCACCGGGGCCGGCAGGGCCGCCGTGGCGGAGCTGGAGGAACGTTCCGAGGCCCGGGCGGCCGAACTGGTCGCGCCGTTGACCTCCCGGCAGCAGCAGCGACTTGCCGAAGCGCTCGGTACCGCGGAGCTTCTCGTGCGCGCGGCCACGGTGCGCCTCGTCGAGGTCGACGAGGAGTCGGGCGTCGCGCGCGCAGCGCTGACCCATTACTACGACGAGCTGAACCGGCGTTTCCCGCAAGGGTTCGATCCGGGGGAGACGGCCGCGGAGCCGGGTGCGCATTATCTCGCCGCACTCGACGACGGCCAACCAGTTGGCTTCGGTGGGATCCGGCCCCTCGACCGAACCGACGCCGGACCGATCGCCGAGGTCAAGCGCATGTGGGTCGACAGTCGTTGGCGTGGTGCAGGTTTGGGAAGCCGGATACTGCGTCAGCTCGAAACACTCGCTGCCGAACAAGGATTCGTGCGGGTGCGGCTCGACACCAACGGGACCCTCAATGAGGCGATCGCCATGTACGAACGCGCGGGCTACGCCCGGATCGACCGGTACAACGACAATCCCTATGCGCAGTTCTTCTTCGAGAAGTCGCTGTAGGCCGCCCGGCGAAAATAGCCGCCCGGCTGCGGACGGGTTGCACAGCGAACGCTTAAGTCTGGCACATCGATAACCGATCTGTGCCGCTTAACGTTGTGGCGTGCGAGTGAATCACACTGGCGCAAAAGCGAACAACGGAGATGAGCGGACAGTGAAGATCAAGAATGTGATGTGCGGACTGGCGTTGGCCGTCGGCGTCGGAGTCACCGGTCTGGTCGGCGCGGGCGCCGCCAACGCTGAACCCGGTCACCCGTGCAACACACCCAACGGTCCGGCATGTCAGCCCGGTCCGGTCAATGGCTGGCAGAACCGTGGTATCGACAAGGCGCGGCAAGACCATCAACCCTTCAACTACAACGGCCATCAGGTTCAACCGATGCCCGCGGGCAATGGAGCGGGCTGGGGATTCTGGTTCCTGGGCCAGTGGATTCCGCTGTGACACCTTGGTGAGCAGTTGACGTCCGCCGCGAACGGAGGTGAATCCGTAACGGCGAACCGGTGGCGACGCGGGCCAGATTGCTGTCAGTGGACCGTCGGAGGCGAGAACCTACAGACCACGCCAGCACGCCGGTTGACAGATCGGCCCGCCTCGTTCCCTACTAGGCGTCGATCAATACGTAAGACTTCCGGATCGTGTCGTGGATGACCCAGGTACCGCGCCATCCGCGGGGCAGGACCAGCAGTGACCCCGGGCCGATGTCCGCGGACGCGCCGTCTTCACCGGTGACCGTGCCGTGGCCGGACACAATGTGGCACACCTCGGTCGCATTGGTGCGGTCGGCTGTGAATTCTCCTGGCCCGCACTCCCAGATGCCGACCGCGGTCTCCCCGTCGGCCCACAGGTCCACTGACGACTCCATCTGGTTGCTCTTGCTCGTCGGCTTGGGTTGCGCGGCGGGCAGATCGGCGCCCGATGCCGGTGTATGGCGCAGACTGACATTGAAATCGACTGACACAGTTTCGTCCTCGTATTCTCGTCGCGGTCAGCGACCGGTGATCATGTTGGCGATCCGGGCGATCCGGCTGGTCTTGGGCAGGTCGCGTTCAGCCTCTCGACGGTCGGCCATCCGGTAGAGGACATACATGCTCTGCACGCCGAGCCATCTGAGCGGCTCGGGTTCCCACCGCCGAACTCGGCGCCCGACCCACGGCAGGCGGGTCACGGGTGTATCGCGTCTGAGGACCAGGTCGGCGAGCGTACGACCGGCAAGGTTGGTGGTGGTCAACCCGCTACCGACGTAGCCGCCTGCCGTTCCCAAGCCGGTCACCGGGTCGAGATCGACGGTGGCCGTCCAGTCGCGCGGTACGCCCAGCACACCGCACCAGGCGTGCACGATCGGGATCGATGCCGTTGCCGGGAACATGTCATGCATGAGCTCGGTCAGCGCGTTGATGGTCCATTGCTGCGTGGCCCCGTTCGTGTCGGTCCGTGAGCCGAAGCGATACGGAATGCCGCGGCCGCCCAGCGCAATCCGGTTGTCGGCAGTGCGTTGGGCGTACATGTAGCCGTGCGCGTAGTCGCCGAGCAGTTCGGCGCCCCGCCAACCGATCTGCTCGGCCGCTTCCAGCGTCAGCGGTGCGGTGACTATCATCGACGAGTTCATCGGAAGCCAGTCGCGGCGCTGCCCCTCCAGGGTGGCCGTGAAACCTTCCAAGCACCGCAGGACGATCGGCGCGCGCACGACCCCACGGTCGCTGATCGCGCGGCCCTGCTCGATCCCGGTGACCGTGGTGCCCTCGTATATCGTGACGCCGGCTGCTTCAACCGCTCGGGCGAGGCCCAGCACGAGTTTCGCAGGCTGGACGCGAGCACAATGGGGGCTGAACATCCCGCCCAGCGCGCCTGTGACGCGGATGCGGTCATCCATCTCATCGCGGGTCAACGCGACGAAATCCTCCGGCCTTGCGCCCCAGCGCTGTTCATACCGTACCGATTCGTAGAGCCGGCCCAGTTGCGCACGCGTCCGGGCGACGTGCAAAAGGCCGTCCTTGGCGATGTCGGCGTCGATCCCCTCGGTCTTGGCGACCGAGATGACCTCGTCGACGGCGCCGCGCATCGCCCGCATCAACTCGACCATGCCCTCGCGTCCGTGGGTCGAGGCGTACGCGTCGCGACTACCGGCCAGCTCCGCCGAGAGCCAGCCACCGTTGCGGCCGGACGCGCCGAAACCGGCGAACTCGCGCTCGAGCATCACAATTCGCAGGTCCGGCTGCTCCCGCTTCAGGTAGTACGCCGTCCACAAACCCGTCAGACCGGCACCGACGATGCACACGTCGGCCTCCTGATCGCCCGGAAGCGACTTCCGCCGCTCCGGCAGCCCGATCGAGCGGTACCAGAAGGACACGTCGCCGTTGATGAAGGTCGTCGGATCGTCGACGGTGCTGCCGCCGGTAGACATGGGTGTGCTCCTTTTCGTCATGCTTGGGCGTCAGCGAGACGCGATCGCGGTCTGCTTTGGCGCCGCGGGTTGCGCGCCGCCGGATGCGAGAAGCGCGGCGTCGTCGGGGTGGAACGTGAGCCAGATGCGATCGCCAGCATCGACGGAGCTGATCGCGCCGGCACTCTCACGCACCAGCACGATCGTGCCGTCGTCGAGACGCACCTCAACCTTGCGCGAGTTTCCGAGGTAGATGTGTTGCGCCACGGTGCCCGGAACCGCGTTCACCGAGTTCGGACGAGCACCGTCGGGCTCGATCCGGATCCGTTCGGGCCGCACCACCACCGCGACACCCGCACCGCGGGCGTGCTCGGGCCCACGGACCGCGCACAGGCGATGTCCGTTCGAGTCGGCTTCCCGCCCTCCCTCGGACACCCCATGGAACAGCGACGATTCGCCGAGGAACTGCGCTACGAAGAGGGTGTTCGGGTACTCGTAAAGCTCTGTGGGTGAACCGATTTGTTCGATCCGGGCGTTGTTGAAGACCGCGATGCGATCCGACAGGATCAGGGCCTCGTCCTGGTCGTGCGTGACGTAGACGAACGTCGTACCGAGATCTGAGTGGATGCGCTTGATCTCCAGCTGCAACGAGTCGCGGAGCTTCTTGTCGAGCGCACCGAGCGGTTCGTCCATCAGCAGGACGCGTGGGCTGTAAACCATCGCTCTCGCGAGCGCGACGCGCTGTTGCTGACCGCCCGACAGTTCCTTGGGCCTGCGCTTGCCCAGGTGGCCGAGTCCGACCATCTCCAGCGCCTGTTCGACCAACGCGCGCCGCTCTGCCCCCGGGATCTTGCGTTGCCGCAGGGGATACTCCACGTTCTGGGCCACTGTCATGTGCGGAAAGAGCGCATAGTGCTGGAACACCATGCCGATATTCCGCTTGTAGGGAGGAAGATTGGTGACCGCACGACCATCGATGAGCAGGTCCCCGGACGTCACGTCGGTGAAGCCGGCGACCATGTTCAACGTAGTGGTCTTACCCGAGCCGCTGGGGCCCAGCAGAGTCAAGAACTCCCCCGGGCGGGCTTCCAGATCGATGGCGTCCACCGCGGTGAAATCCCCGTAACGCTTCGTCAGATTCCGCATGGTGATCGAAGCGCCTTGGGGGGAGCGGTCATCCGGCATTTCGTCTCCTCGTCGCATAGAGGCTCGCAAGGACCGTGACGACGGTCGTCAGGGCAAGGATGAGAGTCGCCGCGGCGGCGATGGTGGGGTCGGTGTCGCGGGTCACCGACGAGTACATCCGCACCGGCAGCGTCTGCAGGTATGGATTTTGAATGAACAGCGACAGCACGACCTCGTCGAAGCTGGTGGCGAACGCGAACACCGCTCCGGACAGTACGCCGGGAGCCACGAGCGGCAGCGTCACGGTGCGAAACGTGGTCCATCGCCCGGCCCCGCAGATTGCGGCGGCATCTTCCAGGCGCCGGTCGAACCCCTGCAGGCTGGCCATCACCGGGATGATCACGAACGGCAAGGCCAGAACGCTGTGGGCGACAACAAAACCGAATGTAGTTCCCAGCAGGTTGAGACGCAGGAACAACGCGTAGAGCCCGATCGCGATCACGATGACCGGGACCAACATCGGAGCGAGCAGCAGCGCCCTGAGCCCCTGCTGGCCGAAGAACCGGGTTCGGCTCAGCGCAAGGGCCGCTGCGGTTCCGCACACTGTTGCCACGATCGCGACCAGTACGCCGACCTGGATGCTGGCCTGCAGAGCGGCCATCCATGACGGATCGGAGAAGAAGTTGGCGTACCACTGCGTGGACCAACCCGTGGGCGGGAAGGTGAATGTGGGGCGATCGGTGAAGCTCAACGGGATCACGACGAGCGAGGGCGCGACCAGCAACAGCGCAACGATGCCGCAGAACAGCAGCAGCAGTGCCCGCCATACGGTGTTCAGTCGACTGTTCATGTTCGCAGCCCCTGCCGGTTCGCGCGGCGCAGCGCCAACGCGAGCACCGCGAGCACCAGGAACGTCAGGACCAGCAACACCACACCCATCGCTCCGCCCTTGCCCCACTGCAACAGGCTGTTGACCTGCGCGTAGATCTGCTGACTGATCAACGCGTTATCCGGTGAGCCCAACAATGCGGGGGTCACGTAGAAGCCGAGACTGCTGATGAACACCATCAAACAGCCCGCGCCGACACCCGGAAGGGACAACGGCACCCACACCCGCAGGAACGAGACGGCAGGCCGCGCGCCCAGGCTTGATGATGCCAGGATGAGCCTGCGATCGATTCCGGCCATCACTGCGTAGAGCGGTAACACCATGAACGGCAACAAGATCTGGCTCATGCCGATCACCACACCGAGGTTGGTGCGAATGAGATGCACGTTGCCCAGTCCGATCGATCTCAGCACGGAGTGCACGGGACCGTTGTCGGCCAACAGGATGACCCACGAGAACGTTCGAACCATGAGACTGGTCCAGAACGGCACGAGCACGAGCATCGTCAGTAACGCTCGGATTCTGGGCCCGAACGCGACCATCGCGTAAGCGTAGGGGTAACCGATCACCAGACAGACGATGGTCACCGTCAGTCCCGTGGTGAACGTCCTGGCCAGGACGTCACGCTGTACCGGATCGGTCAGGTACCACGCGAAGTTGTCCAACCCCAGTTCCGGTTCGCTGAGGGCCCGCCACAGCATGATGCCCAGCGGCACCACGAAGACGCCGAGGACGAGAACCACTGCGGGCAGGAGCAAGCCGACGGTACCGCCGCGTCGTCGCCTGGCACCGACCGGCAGCTCGTCTGGTGCCTGGCCGGACGTGCTCGGCCCTGACAACGCATCGATCACGG
This region of Mycolicibacterium goodii genomic DNA includes:
- a CDS encoding TetR/AcrR family transcriptional regulator; the encoded protein is MKATESKLRQRTEGRLDRSRDPAILNAALAALAENGYTGTNMDDVAARAGVGKAAIYRRWSSKAALITDALVYWRPELLTDDAPDTGSLEGDLDAIVEHAARNDDELISNDLVLRVAIEATHDPQLASALDDLMLMRGRRMITTILNRAAARGEVAADGDWSLVADVLTAMGLMRVIRGQPVDAAYVREVIDRIVLPAVRRTDG
- the thiD gene encoding bifunctional hydroxymethylpyrimidine kinase/phosphomethylpyrimidine kinase encodes the protein MVNFAYVIAGSEATGGAGIQADLRTFQQLGAYGVGTLTCIVSFDPKADWSHRFVPVEAQVVADQIEAATSAYDLDTVKIGMLGTPATIDVVADGLRAQQWRHIVVDPVLICKGQEPGAALDTDTALRRQILPLATVTTPNLFEAQTLSGMAEIATVDDLIEAARRIAELGPRYVVVKGGVEFPGDDAVDVLFDGESGDDAEVLRAPKVGDARVAGAGCTLAAAITAELAKGADVPAAVRRAKEFTTAGIVARVGGNAPFDAVWQGI
- the lysE gene encoding L-lysine exporter; protein product: MNSPLLLGFLTSMALIAAIGAQNAFVLRQGIRREHVLPVIAVCTVSDLLLITAGIAGVGAVITAHPDAVTVAKVGGAAFLIGYGVLAARRAFRPSTLNPSERTPARLAEVLVTCLALTWLNPHVYLDTVVLLGTLANEQREQRWLFGAGAVAASAIWFLGLGLGAKRLAGLFATPTTWRILDGVIAVTMIGLGLGMALS
- a CDS encoding bifunctional helix-turn-helix transcriptional regulator/GNAT family N-acetyltransferase; the encoded protein is MSVTAVLRRFNRTYTQRIGVLDESYLGTGRPLNVSRVLFDIGGLGTVTIRDLRDRLGLDSGYVTRILARLEDEGLVRVIPDPSDGRRRIVELTGAGRAAVAELEERSEARAAELVAPLTSRQQQRLAEALGTAELLVRAATVRLVEVDEESGVARAALTHYYDELNRRFPQGFDPGETAAEPGAHYLAALDDGQPVGFGGIRPLDRTDAGPIAEVKRMWVDSRWRGAGLGSRILRQLETLAAEQGFVRVRLDTNGTLNEAIAMYERAGYARIDRYNDNPYAQFFFEKSL
- a CDS encoding cupin domain-containing protein, which gives rise to MSVDFNVSLRHTPASGADLPAAQPKPTSKSNQMESSVDLWADGETAVGIWECGPGEFTADRTNATEVCHIVSGHGTVTGEDGASADIGPGSLLVLPRGWRGTWVIHDTIRKSYVLIDA
- a CDS encoding NAD(P)/FAD-dependent oxidoreductase; translated protein: MSTGGSTVDDPTTFINGDVSFWYRSIGLPERRKSLPGDQEADVCIVGAGLTGLWTAYYLKREQPDLRIVMLEREFAGFGASGRNGGWLSAELAGSRDAYASTHGREGMVELMRAMRGAVDEVISVAKTEGIDADIAKDGLLHVARTRAQLGRLYESVRYEQRWGARPEDFVALTRDEMDDRIRVTGALGGMFSPHCARVQPAKLVLGLARAVEAAGVTIYEGTTVTGIEQGRAISDRGVVRAPIVLRCLEGFTATLEGQRRDWLPMNSSMIVTAPLTLEAAEQIGWRGAELLGDYAHGYMYAQRTADNRIALGGRGIPYRFGSRTDTNGATQQWTINALTELMHDMFPATASIPIVHAWCGVLGVPRDWTATVDLDPVTGLGTAGGYVGSGLTTTNLAGRTLADLVLRRDTPVTRLPWVGRRVRRWEPEPLRWLGVQSMYVLYRMADRREAERDLPKTSRIARIANMITGR
- a CDS encoding ABC transporter ATP-binding protein; this encodes MRNLTKRYGDFTAVDAIDLEARPGEFLTLLGPSGSGKTTTLNMVAGFTDVTSGDLLIDGRAVTNLPPYKRNIGMVFQHYALFPHMTVAQNVEYPLRQRKIPGAERRALVEQALEMVGLGHLGKRRPKELSGGQQQRVALARAMVYSPRVLLMDEPLGALDKKLRDSLQLEIKRIHSDLGTTFVYVTHDQDEALILSDRIAVFNNARIEQIGSPTELYEYPNTLFVAQFLGESSLFHGVSEGGREADSNGHRLCAVRGPEHARGAGVAVVVRPERIRIEPDGARPNSVNAVPGTVAQHIYLGNSRKVEVRLDDGTIVLVRESAGAISSVDAGDRIWLTFHPDDAALLASGGAQPAAPKQTAIASR
- a CDS encoding ABC transporter permease — its product is MNSRLNTVWRALLLLFCGIVALLLVAPSLVVIPLSFTDRPTFTFPPTGWSTQWYANFFSDPSWMAALQASIQVGVLVAIVATVCGTAAALALSRTRFFGQQGLRALLLAPMLVPVIVIAIGLYALFLRLNLLGTTFGFVVAHSVLALPFVIIPVMASLQGFDRRLEDAAAICGAGRWTTFRTVTLPLVAPGVLSGAVFAFATSFDEVVLSLFIQNPYLQTLPVRMYSSVTRDTDPTIAAAATLILALTTVVTVLASLYATRRRNAG
- a CDS encoding ABC transporter permease — translated: MTVIDALSGPSTSGQAPDELPVGARRRRGGTVGLLLPAVVLVLGVFVVPLGIMLWRALSEPELGLDNFAWYLTDPVQRDVLARTFTTGLTVTIVCLVIGYPYAYAMVAFGPRIRALLTMLVLVPFWTSLMVRTFSWVILLADNGPVHSVLRSIGLGNVHLIRTNLGVVIGMSQILLPFMVLPLYAVMAGIDRRLILASSSLGARPAVSFLRVWVPLSLPGVGAGCLMVFISSLGFYVTPALLGSPDNALISQQIYAQVNSLLQWGKGGAMGVVLLVLTFLVLAVLALALRRANRQGLRT